Proteins from a genomic interval of Bradyrhizobium sp. CCGB01:
- a CDS encoding multidrug efflux RND transporter permease subunit: MASFFIDRPIFAWVVALFICLIGAIAVPLLPIAQYPIIAPPSISISTSYPGASPENLYNSVTRLIEEELNGASGILNFESTSDSLGQVEIIANFQPGTDTSAASVEVQNRIKRVEARLPRAVIQQGILIEEASSAVLQIITLNSTDGSLDEVGLGDFMIRNVLGEIRRIPGVGRATLYSTERSLRVWVDPAKLVGYGLTADDVNKAIAAQNAQVASGSIGAEPSTASQRTSSLVLVKGQLSSPDEFGAIILRANADGSTVRLRDVARIEVGGLSYQFNTRLNGKPTAGLSVLMSPTGNALATASAVEEKMKELSRFFPANISYEIPYNITPVVEASIKKVLTTLVEAVVLVFVVMFLFLQNIRYTIIPTIVVPVALLGACTTLLLAGYSINMLSMFGMVLAVGILVDDAIVVVENVERIMSEEGLPPKEATRKAMTQISGAIIGITLVLMAVFVPMAFFPGSVGIIYRQFSVTMVAAIGFSAFLALSLTPALCATLLKPVAAGHGHAKRGVFGWFNRMLEGGKEGYSRTVGFSLKRTGRLMLVYVALLLGLSWAFVSLPGGFLPIDDQGFVTTDVQTPSDSSYPRTEAVIEKVEKYLAERPGVKDVTFLTGFSFSGQGMNTAQAFITLKDWSERGPKDSAAAIVNDINRDLGSSIRDAKISALQPPPIDNLGNSSGFSFRLQDRGQKGYPALMRAADQLIAEANASSVLQKVYIEGLPEAGVVNLVIDREKAGAFGVTFEDINNTISTNLGSNYINDFPNRGRMQRVVVQADARDRMRTEDILNYNVKNSRGQLVPFSSFATVEWARGPTQIAGFNYYPAVRISGEARPGFTSGDAIAEMERLAGKLPRGFGYEWTGQSLQEKLSGSQAPFLLALSVFVVFLCLAALYESWTIPLAVLLTVPLGIVGAVAAAMLRGLPNDVYFTVGLITIIGLAAKDAILIIEFAKDLRKEGKPLVEATIEACRLRFRPILMTGLAFICGVLPMAIAHGAGGASQQALGSIVMGGMIAVVILALLMVPVFFVSVQRVLAGDREPKVAKEGEAHGRPAPARAGH; this comes from the coding sequence ATGGCGAGTTTCTTCATCGACAGGCCGATCTTCGCCTGGGTGGTCGCGCTGTTCATCTGCTTGATCGGTGCGATTGCGGTCCCGCTGCTGCCGATCGCGCAATATCCGATCATCGCGCCGCCCTCGATCTCGATCTCGACCAGCTATCCCGGCGCCTCGCCCGAAAACCTCTACAACAGCGTCACCCGGCTGATCGAGGAGGAGCTCAACGGCGCCTCCGGCATCCTCAATTTCGAATCGACCAGCGACTCGCTCGGCCAGGTCGAGATCATCGCCAATTTCCAGCCGGGCACCGATACCAGCGCCGCCTCCGTCGAGGTGCAGAACCGCATCAAGCGCGTCGAAGCGCGCCTGCCGCGCGCGGTGATCCAGCAGGGCATCCTGATCGAGGAAGCCTCGAGCGCCGTGCTCCAGATCATCACGCTGAACTCGACCGACGGCAGCCTGGACGAAGTCGGCCTCGGCGACTTCATGATCCGCAACGTGCTCGGCGAGATCCGCCGCATCCCCGGCGTCGGCCGTGCCACGCTCTATTCGACCGAGCGCTCGCTTCGCGTCTGGGTCGATCCGGCCAAGCTCGTCGGCTACGGGCTGACCGCTGACGACGTCAACAAGGCGATCGCTGCGCAGAATGCGCAGGTCGCTTCGGGCAGCATCGGCGCCGAGCCGTCGACCGCGAGCCAGCGCACCTCCTCGCTGGTGCTGGTCAAGGGCCAGCTCTCGTCCCCGGACGAGTTCGGCGCCATCATCCTGCGCGCCAATGCCGACGGTTCGACCGTGCGGTTGCGCGACGTCGCGCGCATCGAGGTCGGCGGCCTCAGCTACCAGTTCAACACCCGCCTGAACGGCAAGCCGACCGCCGGTCTCTCGGTGCTGATGTCGCCGACCGGCAACGCGCTGGCGACCGCGAGCGCGGTCGAGGAGAAGATGAAGGAGCTGTCGCGCTTCTTCCCGGCCAACATCTCCTACGAGATCCCCTACAACATCACGCCTGTGGTCGAAGCCTCGATCAAGAAGGTGCTGACGACGCTGGTCGAAGCCGTGGTGCTGGTGTTCGTGGTGATGTTCCTGTTCCTGCAGAACATCCGCTACACCATCATCCCGACCATCGTGGTGCCGGTGGCGCTGCTGGGCGCCTGCACCACGCTGCTGCTCGCCGGCTATTCCATCAACATGCTCTCGATGTTCGGCATGGTGCTCGCGGTCGGCATCCTCGTCGACGACGCCATCGTCGTGGTCGAGAACGTCGAGCGCATCATGTCCGAGGAAGGCCTGCCGCCGAAGGAAGCGACGCGGAAGGCGATGACGCAGATATCGGGCGCCATCATCGGCATCACGCTGGTGCTGATGGCGGTGTTCGTGCCGATGGCGTTCTTCCCCGGCTCGGTCGGCATCATCTACCGCCAGTTCTCGGTGACCATGGTCGCCGCGATCGGCTTCTCCGCCTTCCTCGCGCTGTCGCTGACGCCGGCGCTGTGCGCGACCTTGCTCAAGCCCGTCGCGGCCGGCCACGGTCATGCGAAGAGGGGCGTGTTCGGCTGGTTCAACCGCATGCTCGAAGGCGGCAAGGAAGGCTATTCCCGCACCGTCGGCTTCTCGCTGAAGCGCACCGGCCGCCTGATGCTGGTCTATGTCGCGCTGCTGTTAGGTCTCTCATGGGCCTTCGTCAGCCTTCCCGGCGGCTTCCTGCCGATCGACGACCAGGGCTTCGTCACCACCGACGTGCAGACGCCGTCGGATTCGTCGTATCCCCGCACCGAGGCCGTCATCGAGAAGGTCGAGAAATATCTCGCCGAGCGGCCGGGCGTGAAGGATGTCACCTTCCTCACCGGCTTCAGCTTCTCCGGCCAGGGCATGAACACCGCGCAGGCCTTCATCACGCTGAAGGACTGGTCGGAGCGTGGGCCGAAGGACTCCGCCGCGGCGATCGTCAACGACATCAACCGCGATCTCGGGTCGTCGATCCGCGACGCAAAAATCTCAGCGTTGCAGCCGCCGCCGATCGACAATCTCGGCAACTCCTCGGGCTTCTCGTTCCGCCTCCAGGACCGCGGCCAGAAAGGCTATCCGGCCTTGATGCGCGCTGCCGACCAGCTGATCGCGGAGGCCAATGCCAGCTCCGTGCTTCAAAAGGTCTATATCGAGGGCCTGCCCGAGGCGGGCGTGGTCAATCTCGTGATCGACCGCGAGAAGGCCGGCGCCTTCGGCGTCACCTTCGAGGACATCAACAACACGATCTCGACCAATCTCGGCTCGAACTACATCAACGACTTCCCGAACCGCGGCCGCATGCAGCGCGTCGTGGTGCAGGCGGATGCCCGCGACCGCATGCGGACCGAGGACATCCTCAACTACAACGTCAAGAACAGCCGTGGCCAGCTCGTGCCGTTCTCGTCTTTCGCCACGGTCGAATGGGCACGCGGTCCGACGCAGATCGCCGGCTTCAACTATTATCCGGCGGTCCGCATCTCCGGCGAGGCCAGGCCCGGCTTCACCTCGGGTGACGCCATCGCCGAGATGGAGCGGCTCGCTGGCAAGTTGCCGCGCGGCTTCGGCTATGAATGGACCGGACAGTCGCTCCAGGAAAAGCTGTCGGGCTCGCAGGCGCCGTTCCTGCTGGCGCTGTCGGTGTTCGTGGTGTTCCTGTGTCTGGCCGCGCTCTACGAGAGCTGGACCATTCCGCTCGCGGTGCTCCTGACCGTGCCGCTCGGCATCGTCGGCGCGGTGGCCGCGGCGATGCTGCGCGGCCTGCCCAACGACGTCTATTTCACCGTCGGCCTGATCACCATCATCGGTCTTGCCGCCAAGGACGCGATTCTGATCATCGAGTTCGCCAAGGACTTGCGGAAAGAGGGCAAGCCGCTGGTGGAGGCCACCATCGAGGCCTGCCGCCTGCGCTTCCGCCCCATTCTGATGACCGGTCTTGCCTTCATCTGCGGCGTGCTGCCGATGGCCATCGCCCACGGCGCCGGCGGTGCCAGTCAGCAGGCGCTCGGCAGCATCGTGATGGGCGGCATGATCGCGGTGGTGATCCTGGCGCTGCTGATGGTGCCGGTGTTCTTCGTCTCCGTGCAGCGCGTGCTGGCGGGGGACCGGGAGCCGAAGGTGGCGAAGGAAGGCGAGGCGCACGGCCGGCCGGCGCCGGCAAGGGCCGGCCACTGA